The genomic interval ATGGCTGACTTGCCCTATTTCCACCCAGCTTTGACCCTGACCCACGGAGACGCTATACATTCTGGACATTTGTGGTAGGCGGAACTTTGGTGTGGCTCTCAATGTATGGTGTGAACCAAGCACAGGTGCAGCGCTATGTGGCCTGCCGCACAGAGGGGCAGGCCAAGCTGTGAGTGTTTTGGAGGCAAGGTATGGGCTTCTGGGACATGTTGCCCCACCCCATTCTGAAGCTGTCCCCCAAGCCTGAGGCCACCCCTCCCCCCAGGGCCCTTCTCATCAATCAGATGGGCCTGTTCCTGATCGTGTCCAGCGCTGCTGTTTGCGGCATTGTCATGTTCGTGTTCTACAGTGACTGTGACCCTCTCCTCACAGGGCGCATCTCCGCCCCAGATGAGGTGAGTCCCACCTAGGCTTTTGGTGGGTTCTGTACCCACACCCTAACCTCAGAGGATGGGAGCAGAGCATTCCTAGAAGAGGGATCAGTCTGTGCAAAGGTCCAGAGGCAGGAAAGAGTCCAGAGGAGGATCTGGGAGGAGTGGGGGAAGATGAGTCTGGAGGCAATAGGGAGCCATAGGTGAGTGTGAGCAGAAGGGCATGTTCAGAACTAGAGTCATGGAGATCCCCTGGGGGATATCAGAGAGGAAATGGAACCATGGTCCAATAAGAAATGATGCTGTTGATAATTATGGTAAAGATCCATGTCacaatggggtggtgcctgtggctcagtgagtagggcgccggccccatataccaagggtggcaggttcaaacccagcccctgctgaaatgcaaccaaaaaatagccgggcgttgtggcgggcctgtagttccagctgctcggaaggctgaagcaggagaattgcggaagcccaagagctggaggttgctgtgagtcctgtgacatcatggcactctaccgagggcagtaaagtgagactctgtctctacaaaaaaaaaaatagatccatGTCACAAGagccttctctgtgcctcatgCTGTTCCCTTCACAAGCAGTGAGTTCTCCCATTGAATCCTCCAAGTGCACTTAAGCCAACACTGTCATGGTtcccactttacaaatgaggaaactgaagcttaagGGAGAAGCAGCTGCCTGAGATCAGCAGGAAAGTCATGGGCAGTGCTGACTTTCACTGAGTGCTCACTCAGGTCGAGTGAGTCCCAGCTGGTGTTCTGACCACGGGGTTCAGAGTCAGCAAAGGTTTCGAGGCCATCCCACCTGCTGTCTTTCACTGGGGTCAGATCTGGAACTGCTTGACTATTACCTCCCCACCTCACAGTTCTCATTTGAAAGGTAGGGATGATATGGAGTCCTCCTTCACTGGATCCTGAGGCTCTGTGACAATCCTCAGGTCCATGCAGTGGCTCAACAAATGCACATTCAGTGTCCAGTGTGAGCCCTGtctgtgctgggccctggggaCATTCAGGAGTAGCACAAGCAGAAGCCCCTGCCTTCAGGGAGCTACTGTCTTGGAAGCTGACCTCCACCTTCCCCCAGTACATGCCCCTGCTGGTGCTGGACATTTTTGATGACCTGCCTGGAGTCCCTGGGCTTTTCCTGGCCTGTGCCTACAGTGGTACTCTCAGGTAAGCATCTTACTCACTCACCTAGCCTTGTCAGAACTCCTCAGGGCTTTCTCAGTCCCTACTGGCCATCCCCTCGAGTACTGGAATGTCCCTCATTCACAGTCCCTGCTCAGTTCCTAGCAGGCACTTTGTGTGGGCTCTAGCAGAAAGCACACCCTGGGCATAGGGACACCAGCTATGGAGTTTTTACCTGGCACAACTACACCCgactctcttctcttcttccctaaaacaaatgtttattgagcatctaccatGTGGCAGGTAAGGCTGTCCTTACATGGGGCACAAAGTGTCCTAAATCCTGGGGCACAGCCCTGACCAAGTGGTCCACTACTGCTCTGCGGGGGTTTCAAGTCTTCTGGGACTTCTGGCCACATGTCCTCTCCCCTGTGCAAGTCTCTTGCTATGACTGAGGTCCCATGCAGCTCGTCCGTCTTTATCCAGAACTTGCCTGTCTTGGCTGTCCTTGATCACAGGTGTCCTTAGTCTAGTGGGGTGTCTCAGGTCTGCCGGGCAGGGAGGGGGTGGACATCTTCTCCACTCCTTGGGGATTTGATGACCACTACTTCTGCCCTGGGGTGGGATCCCTGCAGGCCCAATGATGTGGGCAGCTGGGGGCCTGCCCAGCAGGTGGGCCCTAGAAGGGATGTAGCAGTGACCCTGAAGACCCTCCCCCTGGTTCTCCCCCCCCCCAGCACAGCATCCACTAGCATCAACGCCATGGCTGCGGTCACTGTAGAAGACCTCATCAAGCCACGGCTGCCAAATCTGGCGCCTAGGAAACTTGTGATTATCTCCAAGGGGCTTTGTGAGTTGAGGGGAGACCCGGGTGGGGGCCCAGGGCAACCTGTCCCTGTTGACCTTGCCACCTCCATCTGCTGCAGCAATCATCTATGGATCGGCCTGTCTCACGGTGGCGGCTTTGTCTTCTTTGCTGGGAGGTGGTGTCCTCCAGGTGAGCCTCCAGCCCCCCTCTGCCTGTGTGTCCCCAGGAGGCGGATTTTCACTGAACTAAGCCTCAGAGAGGATCACGCATGTCAATGGCGGAACTGGCTTCTCTCTGATTCCTGAGGCTGGGTATTTCCTGCAGCCAGCAGGCCTGGGACAGCAGACGGGGAGGTGTAGGCGGCCGCCTAGGGGCAGAAAGTGCCTCTGGGCTTAGGGGTGGGACCACAACTGTCAGGAGAGAGAATCAGCGTCTTTACCTCCCATCCAGGGGACAGAGGCAGGAACAGGGagttctctccccttccttccggCGTATTCAAGGCCTGTAGTGCAATTCTTCAGTTCTTGCTTTCCCAGCGGGTAAACTGCCCTCAGCCCCACTCCCACCACTCTCCCAGGGCTCCTTCACGGTCATGGGAGTCATCAGCGGCCCCCTCCTCGGCGCCTTCGTCCTGGGAATGTTCATGCCTGCCTGCAACACACCGGTGAGCTGGGCGGGCAGGGTGGGGAGCGGGGTGGGCGGCCCTAATCGGCCCCCTCCCCTGACCTAGGTGCGGTCCTCAGGGTGTCCTCTCTGGGCTGGGCGCGGGTGTGGCGCTCTCACTGTGGGTGGCCTTGGGCGCCACGCTGTACCCGCCCAGCGCACAGACTATGGGGGTCTTGCCGTCATCGGCTGCCCGCTGCATGGCCCCCTCTGCCAATGCCTCTGGCCTCCTGGACCCGCTCCTCCTTGCTGCCAACGCCTCCGATAGGTGAGCAGGCTGGTGGGGGAGAGGCGTGCCCTGAAAGGGTGTGGTCAGGGCGGGAACCTTACCCTGAGCTCTGAATCAGTAGGAGCCTAGCTATGTAGTAAGGAACATTCTCTGCTGAGGAAAGGATAGGTCATTGCAAAGGTCAGTTTAGAATGGTCCAGCTACTCTGAGGTTGGGGCTGAGAGGGGAAGGAGACATGAAGAAACGAGAagtatttagattttttaaaagagaatttgcaTACCAGAATTAACCATTTAAAGAAGACTTTTAGGCTGGactcaatggctcatgcctgtaatcccagcactttgggaagccaaggagggaggatgctTGAGGCCGGGATTCAGGACCAGCCTGGACaaatagcaagaccttgtctctacaaaaaacaaaaaaaaattagctgggcatggtggcaggcacctgtagtctcaagcTACTCGaacatgaggatcacttgagccagggagttggaggctgccgtgagctatgatgataccactgcactccagcctgggccccagagtgaaactgtctcaaaaaagaaaataaaatatataaaagtggcTTTTAGCATAATCACAAGATTTATACAACCATCACCAACCACTATTACTAAACCTTTTTATCAATCTGAAAAGCCCCATCCCACTGGCACTCATTCCtcatttcctccctctccccagctcctggTAACTACTAAATCCGCTTTCTGTCCCTATGGATTTGCCTCTGGGCATTTcttttaaatggaatcatgtaatatgcagcttttttttttttttgtctcggCATAATGCCTTCAAGGATTATGATCCATGTTGTAGCAAATATGAGTGCTTCATTCCTTCTTACGGCTGAATTTTGTTCCCTTGTATGGATGGAATGCATTTTGTGtgtccattcatcagctgatacacatttgagttattttcagtttggggctgttgtgaatagtgctgttgTAAACATTTTGAGTACAGGTTTTGGTGTGGACATGTTTAATTTCATTTGGTATATACCTAGGGAAGTGGAATGGCTAAGTCATgtgataattctatgtttaatgttTTGAGAAACCACCAgcctgttttccacagtggctgcatcGTTTCACATTTCCACCATGTATAAGGGTTCCAACTTCTCCATACCTCCATGCTAGTGGGTGTGAAGCGGTATCTCATTGTACTGATTTTcgtttccctgatgactaatgtcATCAAAAATATCATGTGATTATTTgccattttcatgtctttttttaagaaatgtctattccaacccttttgcccattttttaattgggtcatttgagggttttttttttttatttgatttttactttttttctttcaccaaTATAGGTATAGATAGGAATgggtcggggcggcgcctgtggctcagtcggtaaggcgccggccccatataccaagggtggcaggttcaaacccggccccggctgaactgcaaccaaaaaatagctgggcgttgtggcgggcgcctgtagtcccagctacttgggaggctgaggcaagagaatcacttaagcccaggagttggaggttgctgtgagctgtgtgaggccatggcactctaccgagggccataaagtgagactctgtctctacaaaaaaaaaaaaaaaaaggaatgggtcatttatctttttattgttgagtactcatttacatatttttatatttctctataTTCTGGAGATCAGACCCCTTTCAACTGTATGACTTAcagatattttttcccatttcatgggttgtcttttcattctctagataatgtcctttgatgcacaaaagtttttagttttgaagtccaatttgtatgcttttttttttttttggtacttgcgcatttggtgtcatatctaagaaactaTTCCCTAATCCATGGTAATGAATTAagtgataatttatttatttatttattttagagacagagtctcactttatcacacttggtagagtgctgtggcatcacagctcacagcaacctccagctcttggacttaggcgattctcttgcctcagcctcccgagtagctgggactacaggcccccgccagaatgcctggctattttttgttgcattttggccagggctgggtttgaactcgccacccttggtatatggggccggtgccctacccactgagccacaggcaccaccctaggtgACAATTTATTTTAcacttatgttttcttctgggaGTTTAATTTGGTTTGATTCTGAGGGCAATAGGGAGTCACAGAAGGTGATAGGCAGTGGCCAGAAGTGATCTGAGTTACATTTTAATAATACCTTCTCTGGCTGTGTTTGGAGAATGCCTGGGGCTAGTAGGTAAaataggaggaggaaaggagaactGGCTACTGCCTATGTTGGGGTATGCAATAATTGGGGGCTGGGCTAGGCCATGATGAGAGTGGCTTTTGAACATAGACAGGGGGTTAAGGAGAAAGTCTATCTCATGACCCCTCCCTCATCCCCAGCTCAAGAATGGATCTCAGCCAACCTGCCTTAGCTGAGAGCTTCTATGCGATATCCTATCTCTATTATGGTGCCCTAGGCACTCTGACTACCATGCTGTGTGGTGCCCTTGTCAGCTGCCTGACAGGTAAGCAGAGCGCATGGCTTCTTCAGAGGCTACCCAATCCACCTCTGCCTCAAGGAGCCGCCACgcagaggggaggaaggacaCTCCCATCAGCCAAGTGGCAACTGTATGTCAGACACATTTGCACccgtttttcaatttttatttttacatatacatgtgtttattaggtttccatttttttgccctcacaaaattaaaaaggcttaaattttaataccaataacaatgtttaaaataaggactagaaacaaaaacctcgtagagaacgaacaaacataaatacatccagaaaaggaatcagacaattgctacattgaaatattaagcaataataataataatgatgcaaagaaagttaacattcacattgtcaaataagagtatgtctattatagactGCTTTGACTCTGACATTCAGTATGgtatcatcagttaacttcttcttatttttttaagtctcaaaaaacagacaactaatatttataaataaaagtaaagataatttcgaaaaacagatcatgccaaatcttatagatttGAATAGAATAGAGAAGAATATAGAATAGAATATAGAATATTTGAATatagaatagaaaagaagaaatacttcaaaatcattctacttgatctgggtacacctaatattaaaattggagaaaatatattattacaaaggggaaattacaaacatatgtcacttataaaaaAACATATGGGTTGGACACTTGGCcctgggaggagaaaggagagccGTGGGCTGGGGAGTTTGATGGTTCCAATCCCACCTCCAATAGAAACCCACTGGGGACAGTGaggaattataaattataattataaatataattataaattataaataaggatgcaatatcctaaacaacatattaacaactTGAATTAACACATTTGCACCCTTTAAGCATTGTCCCCTTTGCAACAACCCTTCACCTCACAGAGCTTGCCCTATTTTGCTGAAGCAGAAACTGAGCACAGCCCCTCCACTCCTCTTCCCTAGAAAATTGAGTCCTCACTAGAGGATGTGGGGTGTAGCAGTGAGGCAATATCCCTGGTGCTGAAATATCTTCTCAGGTATATGGCAACTCCATGGTCCTCCAGGAATTCTGAATCCTATGGAAAGGTGGAAAGAGACAAAGATAATTCATTATAACGAGACCTTCTTGAGTCTCAGATTTGGGGCTCAACAAATCTTTATTGAGACCTCCTCCAGGCCAGGTGCTATTAGGgtacataccctgttttcccgaaaataagacatcctccgaaaataagacctacttacaggaaagataagacgtcccctgaaaataagacctagtgcatctttgggagcacaccttaaaataagacactgtcttattttcggggaaacagggtagtagtgaATGAAACCACACACCGGCTAGGGCCATCACTGATGTTTTACTACAATTCCTCACTGTCCCCAGTGGGTTGCTATTGGAGGTGGGATTGGAACCATCAAACTCCCAGCCCAGggctctcctttctcctcccaggGCCAAGTGTCTAACCCATATGACCCTTTCACTAAATGTCCCCCTTTTTTCCCGCTTTTCAGACCCCACCAAGCGCAGTGACTTGGGCCCTGGGTTGTTGTGGTGGGACCTTGCATGGCAGAGGGCATCAGTGGCCCCTAAGGAGGAAGTGGCAGTCCTGGATGACAGCTTAGTAAAGGTCAGTCTCAGGCCAAGAGGCAGCAAGGTGGCTTTGGGGGCATGGCCATAACTCAGGAAGGACATGATGTATCATTTTTCTCCAGCCTCTCATAACCTTCAGTGGAAAGGCTCCTGGGGAGCTGATTCATCTTCAATCAGTTTTTATTATCCTCTTTCACAAAGACAGAGCTATTCACATTTGTGGTATCTCTGTTTTTAGTTACTGCCAATCTGTGGCAGGTGAAACTGGTTTGCCATTAGAATATTGATGTCAAGTctcttctgaaaataaaattacttaatttAAAAGTGACTCAACTTAGAGAAAATCTTACATAAGAAACATAGCAGAAGGTAGACTCACTTCAGCCAAAACTCCAAGTTTTGGTTGCTTGTGTGAATTCCTAGAGTTTGGAAAATGATGTCCCTGGGGGACTGATCCCAGGCCTACCCCTGCTTTGGATTCCTGCCATGTACCCAGTTTTGCTCTGGGCTGAGGTCCAAGCCCACTGCCTAACAGGGGCAGATGAAAGCTGAAAAGAGAAACAAGTAGAATCTCATAAGGTGAAGAGGGTGAAGTACATAATAAAATGGGATGTTTGATGGGGAGCAATGTTATGAGGAAAGTTGGGCGCTGTCTCTTGGAAGAGGTGCCTCCATAGACTCTGAGCAAGAAGGAGCCAGCCATAGGGAGatctggggcgggggggggggcacaTATAGAGATCTGGGAGGGATTGCAGAGCAGGTGGGAAAACCCTGGGGCAGGAACAGGCTTGACTGGGAGGTTGGGAGGGAAGGAGTTTGGCCGAATGATTTTAAAGCTCCCTCCAGCTGCCATGGgggaagtatttattttttgaaggggATCagtcaaagaaaggaaggaggcagCTAGAGCAGACATCCAAGCAAGTGTTGGTGGCTTGGACTGTAGGCAATGTATGGATGGAGGTTTCAAGGCAGAGGGGACAGAACTGGCTGATGCACTGGACCAGGGGGTGTTATGTGACTGTGCAGACTGTCTTGCCAGGTCCTCGGTGTTCCTGTCTGGGACATGAGCTGGCAGATGAGGAGAGGGTCTCTGATGGGGTCTGTCTTTTCTCTTCACCCCAGGGTCCTGAAGAACTCCCCCCTGGAACTAAGAAGCCCCCTGGATTTCTGTCCACTGATGAGGACCATGTGGTCTTCCTGGGGCAAAAGGAGCTGGCGGGGGTCAGTTCTTGGACCCCCCACAGTGGATGTGATGGTAACGACACACAGGAGACAAACCTCTGAGGGCAGTGTCAGCCCATGACTGACCCTCTGGGATGGAACCTCCCAAATGGGCTACTCCCAGGCAGGCCATGGGCCAATGGCTTTGGGCTCTGATTGAATGGACTACCTTGTATGCAGATGAGCTAGGGACTGCTCATTTGCCTGCAGACCATTTTATCCAGCCACCTGCTTCTAGCCTTAGATCTGCAGTCCTACCTCCCCCTCAAACAAAGTTGGATTTTTCTCTATCTACAATGAAAGATGTTAGCATCTCCTCAGGACAACGCAGGAAACTCCAGATCTGGCCTCAGGGACTCAGAAAGATTCCAGCTCTTCCCTGAAACATGTTTAACTTTAGCAAGGATTTTGGAGGTTTTCAGGACCAATCTCCTATGCCCCATTTCACaggcagagaaactgaggcctagagagcgGCAGCAACTTagtcaagatcacacagcaattCCAACACTAGCTCTCTGCCCTTCACTCCTCCATTTTTCTCCCTGTCAGACCCTGTGGGACTTTTGGCCTGCTCACCTGACAGTGGAAGCTCCTATACTGGTTTGAACCCCAAATTCATGTCCACCTGGAACCACAGAATGTGAGTttacttggaaatagggtctttgcaaatgtaattagTTAAATTAAGATGAGATCATACTGGAGTGGGATGGGCCCTGAATCTAAG from Nycticebus coucang isolate mNycCou1 chromosome 3, mNycCou1.pri, whole genome shotgun sequence carries:
- the SLC5A5 gene encoding sodium/iodide cotransporter isoform X2, whose protein sequence is MGRQDARTRWATAPVLMEAVEAGARATFGAWDYAVFALMLLVSTGIGLWVGLARGGQRSAEDFFTGGRRLTALPVGLSLAASFMSAVQVLGVPAEAYRYGLKFLWMCLGQALNSLLTATIFLPVFYRLGLTSTYEYLELRFSRAVRLCGTVQYLVATTLYTGIVIYAPALILNQVTGLDIWASLLSTGIICTFYTAVGGMKAVVWTDVFQVIVMLSGFWVILGRGATLVGGPQHVLQFAQNHSRINLMDFDPDPRRRYTFWTFVVGGTLVWLSMYGVNQAQVQRYVACRTEGQAKLALLINQMGLFLIVSSAAVCGIVMFVFYSDCDPLLTGRISAPDEYMPLLVLDIFDDLPGVPGLFLACAYSGTLSTASTSINAMAAVTVEDLIKPRLPNLAPRKLVIISKGLSIIYGSACLTVAALSSLLGGGVLQGSFTVMGVISGPLLGAFVLGMFMPACNTPGVLSGLGAGVALSLWVALGATLYPPSAQTMGVLPSSAARCMAPSANASGLLDPLLLAANASDSLSHDPSLIPSSRMDLSQPALAESFYAISYLYYGALGTLTTMLCGALVSCLTDPTKRSDLGPGLLWWDLAWQRASVAPKEEVAVLDDSLVKGPEELPPGTKKPPGFLSTDEDHVVFLGQKELAGVSSWTPHSGCDGNDTQETNL
- the SLC5A5 gene encoding sodium/iodide cotransporter isoform X1, producing MGRQDARTRWATAPVLMEAVEAGARATFGAWDYAVFALMLLVSTGIGLWVGLARGGQRSAEDFFTGGRRLTALPVGLSLAASFMSAVQVLGVPAEAYRYGLKFLWMCLGQALNSLLTATIFLPVFYRLGLTSTYEYLELRFSRAVRLCGTVQYLVATTLYTGIVIYAPALILNQVTGLDIWASLLSTGIICTFYTAVGGMKAVVWTDVFQVIVMLSGFWVILGRGATLVGGPQHVLQFAQNHSRINLMDFDPDPRRRYTFWTFVVGGTLVWLSMYGVNQAQVQRYVACRTEGQAKLALLINQMGLFLIVSSAAVCGIVMFVFYSDCDPLLTGRISAPDEYMPLLVLDIFDDLPGVPGLFLACAYSGTLSTASTSINAMAAVTVEDLIKPRLPNLAPRKLVIISKGLSIIYGSACLTVAALSSLLGGGVLQGSFTVMGVISGPLLGAFVLGMFMPACNTPGVLSGLGAGVALSLWVALGATLYPPSAQTMGVLPSSAARCMAPSANASGLLDPLLLAANASDSSRMDLSQPALAESFYAISYLYYGALGTLTTMLCGALVSCLTDPTKRSDLGPGLLWWDLAWQRASVAPKEEVAVLDDSLVKGPEELPPGTKKPPGFLSTDEDHVVFLGQKELAGVSSWTPHSGCDDPVGLLACSPDSGSSYTGLNPKFMSTWNHRIDLALYASCLDWTPLDLDLKLTITTFKSMTE